In Chthoniobacterales bacterium, the sequence AGCGGGGCCCGCCGTGAATGTCGTCATCGCCTTTGGTCTCTGGCTGGTGATGGGGCGCTTTCTTGGCAGCGAGGACCTCGCGCGGGTGGCGCAAGGCGAGTCGGACCTCTTGGGCGATCTTTTGGCCATCAATGTCATGCTTGTGGTTTTCAATCTGGTGCCCGCTTTTCCCATGGATGGCGGGCGCGTCTTGCGGAGCCTGCTGGCCTTGCGGATGAAACACTCCCGCGCAACACGCATCGCGGCGGTCATCGGCCAAGGAATCGCCGTCATCTTCGGAACTATCGGGCTGTTCGGTCATCCAATGCTGCTTTTCATCGCCATCTTCGTTTTTTTCGGCGCTCAGCAGGAAGCGGCCTATGCCCTGATGAAGGAAGCCGTGGACGAGACACGCCTCTCGTCGCTCATGGATCCTGCTCCGCTTCTGCTCAGCCCGGGCATGCCTGTCATTGAAGCGGCGAAAGCCGCGATCCTGCAGCCCGCCGAATTTTTCCCCGTGGTCGATGGCAATCTTCGTCTCTTGGGCAAGGTGCCCGCTTCCACGTTGGCAGAGGCGATCCAATCCGGCACAGGAGCCGATGTCGGATCGATCATGGCGGGGGACGTGGCAAGCCTGCGTGCGGACGCGCCTCTCGCACAAGCGATCGATGTTTTCCGTGCCTCATCCGCCGGCATCGTTGTCATCGTGAATTCTGCCGACCAAATGGTCGGGATCCTGCGGCGCGACAAAGTTTCCTCTGCGTTGCCTGTGAGCGGCAACTATTGACATTGCCTCGGAGGTGTTCCGCGGATAAATTCATAACTGAGCCCCCGGACGCCGTGCGCTTCGCGCGGTGCGGGGGCTCGTCCTTTAACAGATGATCGCAGGATTTCCCGAACTTACCGCTGCCGAGGCTGCCTCTCTTATCAATACTGACGATGTCGTGGGCTTCGGCGGTTTCACCCCGGCCGGATCACCCAAAGCTGTTTCGAGGGAAATCGCGCAGCGGGCTCTGACCGAGCATGCTGCCGGACGGCCTTTTTCGATCGGCGTAATCACCGGGGCGAGCACGGGCCCTTCGCTCGACGGGGTGCTTGCCCAAAGCGATGCGGTCAAATTCCGCACCCCTTACCAAAGCGATCCGGACCTCCGCAAACGAATCAACACCGGCAAGACCCAATTCTTCGACATGCACCTGTCGCAGTTGCCCCAAGCGGTGCGCTACGGCTTCCTCGGCGAAATGGACTGGGCGATCGTGGAAGTCTGCGACGTGAAGCCGTCGGGCGAGGTGACCTTGACCAGCAGCGTCGGGGCATCGCCAACCTTCCTGCGCAAGGCCAAGCGTGTGATTCTCGAGCGGAACAAACGGCATCCGTCCGCACTGCGCGGATTCCACGACATTTACGAACCGGAGGACCCGCCGACGCGCAAGCACATCCCGATATACCATCCCGAAGACCGCATCGGCACCGAGACGATACATATCGACCCGGCCAAGATTGCCGGTGTCGTGGAGACCGACCTTGATGACGAGGTGGCCGGCTTTGACGAACCGAACGACGTCACGCGTCGCATCGGAGAAAACGTGGCCGACTTCCTTGCCGGCGAACTGCGCGCGGGGCGCATCAGTCCGGAGTTCCTGCCCATCCAGAGCGGAGTGGGGAACATCGCCAACGCCGTGCTTTTCGCCATGGGAGGCAATCCCGGTATCCCACCTTTCCGGATGTATACCGAGGTCATCCAAGACTCTGTGGTGAAGCTGATGCGGGACGGCCGCATTCTTTTCGCCAGCGGTTCCTCGCTCACGCTGAGCAACGGCGTGATGAAGGATCTTTACCGCGATCTTGAGCAGTTCCGCGGGAAAATCCTTCTCCGGCCGCAGGAAATTTCGAACAACCCCGAAATCGTCCGTCGCCTCGGCATCATTTCGATCAACACGGCGCTCGAACTCGATCTTTACGGCAACGTCAACAGCACGCACGTTATGGGTCGGCAGATGATGAACGGCATCGGCGGGTCGGGGGACTTCACCCGCAACGCCTACATCTCCATCTTCACGTGTCCGTCATCGGTCAAAGGAGGCAAGATCAGCCCCATCGTGCCGATGGTGTCCCACCTCGACCACAGCGAACACAGCGTCCAGGTCATCGCCACCGAAAACGGCGTGGCAGATCTGCGCGGCAAGTCGCCGCACGAGCGCGCGCAGCTGATCATCGAAAACTGCGCCCACGCGGATTACCGCCCGATGTTGCGCGAATACCTCAAACTCGGCGGCGAGGCCCATACACCCCAATCCTTCGACAACGCCTATGCGCTTCACCGCGCCTTCCTCGTCGACGGAGATATGCGCAAAGCCCGCATCTCGGCGCAGTGATTGCCCGGGAATTCTGCCCGGCGAAGTCCTTTTGTTTGTCAGCTTCCGCTGTGTTGGGTTAACATGTCACGACGCATGCAACAGAAGACCGCGCTGACTATCGAAGGCAAAACGCTCGAGTTACCCGTGATTGTCGGGACCGAGAACGAAAAAGCCATCGATATCCGCACCCTGCGCGACCAGACGGGATACATAAGTTTCGACGACGGCTACGCCAACACGGGCTCCTGCCGCAGCGACATCACCTTCATTGACGGCGAGAAAGGAATTCTCCGTCACCGCGGCTATCCGATCGAAGAACTTGCCGACAAGTCCATCTTTCTCGAAACCGCCTACTTGATCATTTACGGCGAACTTCCGACTACAAAGCAGCTCTCGAAATTCCGCGGACGAGTGGCTTCCAGCGCCTCCGTGCACGAGGGAATGCGGAATTTCTTCGAAGGTTTTCCGCACAACTCCCATCCCATGGCCATCCTCTCGGCCATGCTCAACACGCTTGGGTGTTACTACCCGGAAATGACCACTCACAAGCGCTCCCACGACCTCGAGCATTTCGACTGGGCTGCGGCGCTTCTCATCTCGAAGGTTCGGACACTGGCCGCGATGTCCTACCGCACGAAGCGCGGACTGCCGTTTGTTTACCCCCGATGGGATCTGCGCTATGCGGCAAACTTCCTGCACATGATGTTCTCCGAGCCCTACCGGGACTACAATCCGAAGCCGGAAGTCACCGACGCGCTCGACCTTATTCTTTTGCTGCACGCGGACCACGAGCAAAACTGCAGCACCTCGACCGTCCGCATGGTTGCGTCGAGCGGCGCGAACCTATTCGCGAGCGTTTCGGCAGGCGTCAGCGCCCTCTGGGGCCCGCTTCACGGCGGGGCCAACGCGGCCGTCGTTGAAATGCTCGAGCAAATCCGCGAGAGTGGCGATGACGGGCGCAAGACTGTCGAGGCGGTGAAGAAGGGTGAAATGCGCCTCATGGGATTTGGTCACCGCGTTTACAAGAACTACGACCCACGCGCGCGCATCCTTGGCGAGACAGCCAAGCGTGTGCTTGCCGCCATGGGCATGAAGGATCCTCTTCTCGATATCGCCATGCACCTGGAGCAGGTCGCGCTCAACGATGATTACTTCGTCTCGCGCAAACTCTACCCCAATGTCGATTTTTACAGCGGCATCATTCTGCGTGCTATCGGGATCCCCGTGGATATGTTCCCCGTCATGTTCGCCATAGGTCGCATGCCGGGATGGATCGCGCACTGGCGCGAGATGGCTACCAGCACAAAACAGAAAATCCACCGTCCGCGCCAGATCTACACAGGCTCTCCGCAGCGCCAATACGTCGAGGTCGAAGACCGCGGGGATTAGGACCTTTCGACAGGTTCCAAGGCCTACGGCTCAGCGGCTTTTTGCCTCGGGTCGTTTGATCAGCCACTGAGGCGCCTGAACCACAAACTGGAATTGCCCCTTGTGCATATCCAGTTCCGCGAGGAACTCCACCCCGGACCCGGTCGGGAACTTTTGCATGCGTTTCCGGAGATCCACATCGGGGGACCAAAGCAGGAACTTTGCGCCAGAGACTTCCACGGCAAGCGGTCTGCGGCCTGCAACGGTCCCGCGCACCAGAAAGATTTCGCCGATGTGCGCCGCCGGATTCTTGGCGGCGTCCGCTAAAAATTCCCCCACCTGCGAGGGTTGAAGAGCCTCGAAGCCGACGCTCAGCGGCTCCGCTTGACCGTTGTTCGTCCCGGGCTTCTCCGGCTTGATCCGTGCATTTTTGTCATTCTCTTCGACCGTTCTGTATCGTGATGCCACGGGAAAATGATCGCTGGCTCCGCCGCCCGCACCCGCGTTGCTCCAGCGCCGCGGAAGACGGAGAGGTGTGCGCGTATTGACGCCGTCTAGCATGACAACGCTGAACGAGTTGTCCCCGTATTGAACGCCGTTCGAATCATAGAGGCCTGGCGTGATCATCTGCTGCATGAGCGTGCCCCACTTGCCGGCAAAATGATCGGAGCGCCTTTGCTCCGCAGGAAGCTCATGCCAGAGGTTGTAAAGCGAAAAGCCGGGGGCCGAGGCAGTGGCCGATTCGTCGCCTTGCGATCCAAGGATGTCGTTCAAGCCCGTCTCGCCCATGAACGGATAAGCCTGCGACTGGTTGTATTGACTGTTGAAATCGCCGGTGACGATGATGTCGGCGGACGGATCCTCCCGCAGGATATCGTCCAAACGCCCGCGAAGGGTGCGGGCGTTGAAGCGCCGGCTTTGCTCGGAGTTGAAATCGCCGGCTCCGGATTTCCAGTGGTTGACGAAGACGTGGAGGGGATGGCCTTCGGCATCCAGCGTCACTTCGAGGATGTCACGCGCATCGGGTGTCGGATGGCTGCGTTTCTTCGTCACTGGAAACTTGCTGAAAACCGCGTTCTTGTGGCCCTTCTTGTGGATCTTCCGGTCGTCCAGCGCCAAGGCGGCGAAATCCGGTTTATCATCACCGATCGCCACGTGGTATCCGGTCATTCCCTCGTCGCTGAGGTATTTTAGCAAGAGTGCTTCGACAGGAAGCCCGCGCACCTCGTCGTTCAATCCGGTGGTCAGCATTTTCTCCACCGTTGTGCTTTTGTATTTGCCCAGGAATGCGTCGTAATCGACCACTTTGGAATCCGGCGTGAAATCCATCTCGAACTCGTTGAAGCAGGCGATCTCCGGGCCTTTGCCGCCATTGAAAGACTTCAAGACTTTGCCGATGGTCTGGAGCTTCCTGACAAGTTTCGACGGCGAATAGTCATTCGGCGCCCCCGTCTCCGCGTAGTCTTCGAAGATGGCCTCCTTGTCCGCATCGAACAAATTCTCCACATTGTAGGTCAGCACGGAGAATTCTCGCGCGGATACTGCGGACAGCGGGAGCAAGACTGTTGCCACCATGTTGCAGACGGCGAAAATCCCGCGGCGCGACATGACGGTGACAATGGGCGCCTCCGACCGCGCGCTCAAACAAAAATCCCGTCCTGCGTGTGGCGCAGGACGGGAGAACGGGAGGGAAATCCCGATATTATTGTCAGCTCAACGCAGCCTGAGCAGCCGCAAGCCGGGCGATCGGCACCCGGAACGGCGAGCAGCTCACGTAATCGAGACCGATCTCGTGGCAAAACTCCACGCTGTCGGGATCGCCGCCGTGCTCGCCGCAGATGCCAAGCTTGATTTTCTTGCGCGTCTTCCGGCCGAGTTCGGCCGCCATTCGCATGAGTTTGCCGACACCCGCCCTGTCCACGCTGGCAAACGGGTTTTTCTTCACGATTTCCAGATCTTGGTAAACCGGAAGGAAACTTCCCGAGTCGTCGCGGCTCATGGCGAGCGTGGTCTGTGTGAGGTCGTTCGTTCCGAAGCTGAAGAATTCGGCGTCGGAGGCAATTTCGTCGGCGATGAGTGCCGCGCGAGGGACCTCGATCATCGTGCCGACCAGATAGTCGAACTTGGTTTTTTTCTCCTTCGCCACCTCGGCAGCCACGCGGTGGATGAGGTCGATCTGGAGCTTCAGCTCTTTTTGGAATCCGGCGAGCGGGATCATGATTTCCGGGCGCACCTTGATGCCCTTCTTCTGGACTTCGGCGGCGGCTTCGAAGATCGCACGCGCCTGCATCTCGGAAATTTCCGGGTAGCTGATGCCGAGGCGACACCCGCGGTGACCGAGCATCGGGTTGAACTCGTGCAACTCGTGCACCCGCTTGGTGACTTTGTCCGCACTGATTCCCATCTTGTCCGCAAGACTGTTCTGCTGCGTGTGATCGTGCGGAAGAAACTCGTGGAGCGGCGGATCGAGGAGGCGGATGGTTGCCGGGAGTCCCTTGAGGGCCTTGAAGATGCCGATGAAGTCTTCCCGCTGGTAGGGCAGGAGCTTGGCAAGAGCCTTGAGACGATCCTCCTTTTTCTCGGCCAGGATCATCTCGCGGACCGCGTCGATTCGGTCGCCCTCGAAGAACATGTGCTCGGTGCGGCAAAGGCCGATGCCTTCGGCCCCGAAGGCCACGGCATTTTCGGTCTGTTCCGGCGTGTCTGCGTTGGTGCGCACGCCGAGACGCGTGGCTTTTTTGCACCACTTCATGAGTTGCTCGAAGTCGCGGTAAATCGCGCTCTTGGCAGGACTGAGAGACTTCTCGACCAGGACCTGGATGATCTCCGAGGGCGCGGTCTTGATTTTTCCGTTGTAAACTTCACCCGCTGTTCCGTCGATCGAGAGATAATCGCCCTCGTTGTAGGTGTGGTCGCCGACGCGGAGCGTCTTGGCGCCGTAATCGATGTGCAGGGCGCCGGCGCCGCAGACGCAGACTTTGCCCATCTGGCGCGCGACGAGCGCGGCGTGAGAACTCACGCCTCCGCGGGCCGTGAGAATACCCTCGGCAGCGATCATGCCTCGAAGGTCTTCGGGCGAGGTCTCCACCCGGACCAACAGGACCTTCTCGCCTTTGGCTGCGGCTTCGACGCAGCGCTCGGCATTGAAATAGATGCGACCCGAGGCCGCGCCGGGACCGGCGGGCAGGCCCTTGGCGATCACCTTCGCCGCCTTGACCGCGTCGCGGTCGAAAATCGGCGCGAGAACCTGGTCAAGCTGCTCGGCGGGAACGCGGTGCACCGCCGTTTTCCAGTCGATGAGCTTCTCGGCGACCATGTCGCACGCGATTTTGACCGCGGCCAGGCCGGTGCGCTTGCCGTTGCGCGTCTGCAGCATGAAAAGCTTGCCGTCCTCGACGGTGAACTCGAAGTCCTGCATGTCCTTGAAGTGGGTCTCGAGGATTTTCTGGACCTTGAGGAGATGCTTGAAGGCCTGCGGAAGTTGTTTGTCCATTTTGGACACGGGCTCCGGCGTGCGGACACCGGCAACGACGTCCTCGCCCTGCGCGTTGACGAGAAACTCGCCGTAAAGCACTTTCACACCGGCGGCAGGGTCGCGCGTGAACGCAACGCCTGATCCGCTGGTGTCGCCCATGTTGCCGAATACCATGGCCTGCACGTTGACGGCCGTGCCCCATTCGTGGGGAATGTTGTATTTGCGGCGGTAAACAATGGCCCGCTCGTTGTTCCATGAACCGAACACCGCACCCACCGCACCCATGAGTTGCTCGCGAGGATTGTTGGGAAATGTTTTGCCTGTGCGCTCTCTCACCAGGGCCTTGAAACGCTTCACCAACTCCTTTAGCGCGTCCGCATCGAGGGCCGTGTCGCTGATATGCGGATCACCCGGAAAAAGTTCCGCTTTGAGTTTTTCGATCACCGTCTCGAACGGCTCGTGTTCTTCGCCGGGGCGCTTTTGCACGCCCATCACCACGTCGCCATACATCTGGATAAAGCGGCGGTAGCAGTCGTAGGCGAAGCGCTCGTTTTTCGTCAGTCGGGCGAGGCCATCGACCGTGGCGTCGTTGAGGCCGAGATTCAGAATGGTGTCCATCATTCCCGGCATCGAGTCCCGCGCGCCGGAACGAACGGCCACGAGCAACGGGTTGTTCACGTCGCCGAACTTTTTGCCCATGGACTTTTCCATCTTGACCACGGCGGCGTCGATTTGCGCGTCGAGCTGCTTGGGATAAGTGCGCTTGTGGTCGTAATAGTAGGTGCAGACTTCCGTGCTGATGGTGAATCCGCACGGGACGGGCAATCCGATGCGTGTCATCTCGGCCAGGTTTGCTCCTTTGCCGCCGAGCAGGGCTTTCATCTTGCCGTCGCCGTCCGCCTTGCCGTCGCCGAAATAGTAAACGTATTTGCCTTTGGTTGCCGCGGGCGCCTTGCCTTTTTTGCCGCCCTTTTTCTTCGAGGTTTTGCTCATGAGTAGTCGCTGGATAGTTTGCGAAAGAACAAACAGAAATATCCGGACGTCGCCCGGGTGTCAAAACAAGACACCCTCAGGCGCCGCAAACTTCGCGGATGGCCTGACGGATGGCATGCACCGAGGCCTGCAGTTCCCGGTCGGTGAAGCAAAGCGGCGGCATGAGCACGATCGTGTCGCCGATCGGCCGCGTGAGGAGGCCATGCCGGCGGGCGGCCATGCAAACTTTCGCCCCCGTCTGATCCTGCCACGGGTAGGGGGCACCTTTTTCGCGAGACACATCGATGCCGGCCATGAACCCGCACTGGCGCACGTCGCCGACATTTTTTTCGGAGGCCAATTCGCAGAGCAATTCGCCCATCAGGCGCATCTTGGGCTGGAGGCGCTCCAAAGTGTTTTCCATCTCGAAGACCTCCAGACTCGCCAGAGCCGCAGCGCAACCGAGCGGATTGCCGCAATAGCTGTGACCGTAAAATAGCGTTTTTCTCTCGGCATAATCACCGAGAAATGCTGCGAAAATTTTTTCCGTGGTCAGCGTGGCTGCCAGCGGCATCGTTCCGCCCGTGAGTCCTTTCGCCAGGGCGATGAAGTCCGGGAGGACGTCCTCGCGCTGGCAGGCGAACATGGATCCCGTGCGCCCGAAACCGGTCATGACCTCGTCAAGTATCAGGAACACGCCGTTGCGGTCGCACCAGGCTCGCAGTTCGCGCAGCAGTCCCGCGGGCCACGTTCGCATACCCGCGGCGCCTTGGATGAGCGGTTCAATGACCACGCCCGCGAGACTGCCCAAACTTTCCTGATCGAGCGCATCGAGCGATGCGAGATCCGGGACGCGCAGGACGGGGAACTGGAGGGGAGCAAAGCGCTGATGAAAAGCGGCAATGCCGCCGATGCTGGCGGCGCCGGCCGTGTCGCCGTGGTAGGCGTTCTCGAACGCGGCGAAGCGGCAACGTTGGGGCGCACCGGTCAACTGATTGTATTGCACGGCCATTTTCAGAGCGACCTCGATGGCGGTCGATCCGTCGTCCGAGTAGAAAACGCGGGTCAATGTCTCGCGCGGAAACAGCCCTGCCAGTTTTTCCGCCAGAAGAATCGCCGGCTCGTTCGTGCACCCGAGAAACGAACTGTGGGCGAGACGCGCGGCCTGCGTTTGGATGGCCTTGACGATGTGCGGATGCGAGTGGCCGTGGATATTGGTCCAGATGGAGCTGTTGCCGTCGAGATAGCGGCGCCCTTTGGCGTCGGTTAGCACACTGCCGCGCCCCTCGGTAATGACCAAAGGTTCGTGTTCGGGGGCGCACCAATCGCGCATTTGGGTGAAGGGATGCCAAATGTGCGCTTTGTCGATGGAGGAGAGTTTTTCTGATGATGCCGACACAGTCGCAGAGCATAAAGTTCCGCGCCCGCTGCACAAGCCGCGGCACGGCGAGCTTTGCAACAGCCCCGCGTTGTGCCATAGCGGTGCGTGATGATTGTCAGCATCGGCAGATTCACCTTGGCGCGCATCAGGGGACTGGGCGACTACTCGATCTTTGTCGCGCTGTCGCTGGCCGGCGCATTTTCCGCACGGCGCTTGGCCGGCCGCGTGGCCCGCGCAATCAACGAGCAGGGGCCTCGGTGCCTGCCGGTTATCCTCATCGTCGGCCTCTTCACCGGGCTTGTGCTGGGCCTGCAGGGTTACCATGTGCTGAGCCGGTTCGGTTCGGAGGGTTTGCTCGGTGCATTGGTGTCCTTGAGCCTTGTCCGCGAGATGGCGCCGGTGCTCGCGGCCCTGATGCTCGTCGGACAAGCGGGATCTGCTTTGGCCGCAGAACTGGGCATCCAGCGAAACTCCGAACAGATCGCGGCTTTGGAGACGATGGGGGTCAGCAGCTACGGCTACTTAGTAAGCCCGCGACTACTCAGTTGCTTGGTCGTTTTTCCCATGCAGACCGCGCTGTTTGTCGCCGTCGGGCTGTGGGGTGGAAGTCTTTCGGGCTCCTTGCTGCTGGGCGTGGACTCCGGCGTTTATTGGTCGTCGGTCGAGCGGGCCGTGGAAAGCAAGGATGTGCGCGAATGCCTGCTCAAGGCGCTGGTTTTCGGGCTTTTGACCATCAGCATCTGCGCATACCAGGGATTCCATGCCCACCGCGTGCGGGGCGCGACCGGTGCCCGTGCTGTGAGTGCGGCAACGACCAAAGCCGTCGTTTATTCGAGCATCGTTGTCCTCGCCGCCGATTACGTGATCACCTCGTTCCTTATCTGACCCGTGGAAAAGGTAGCCGCTAAACACAGCGAAAAGGAGGCTGCGAGCGGCAGCGGAGCGCTGCTCGAAGTCGAAGGTCTGCGGAAAGGATTCGGCGGGCGTCCGGTCCTCCGCGGGATCGGCTTTGCCGTGCAGCGCGGAAGCATTTTCACGGTGCTGGGGCCGAGCGGCGCCGGTAAATCCGTCCTCCTGAAATGTCTCGCCGACGTCGAGAAGCCGGACGATGGGCGCGTGTTCTTCGACGGAAAGCTCATGGACTTCCGCCGCCCTGCCGAACGACAGGCCTTCCACCGCCGGTGCAGCTTTTTGTTCCAAGGCAACGCCCTGTTCGACTCCCTCACAGCGCTCCAAAACGTCGCGCTGCCGCTCGAGCAGACGACCGGCCTCGGACGTTCGGAAATAAGGGAGCGCTCCATGGAAGCGTTGGAGCAGTTGGAACTGCACGAGCACGCCGGGCACTACCCGTCCATGCTATCCGGCGGCATGCAAAAGCGCCTTGCTTTGGCCCGCGCCATCGTCACCCGGCCGGAACTTGTTTTTTTCGACGAGCCGACAGCCGGGCTGGATCCGCTCCGTCGCAACGCGGTTTTTTCGATGATCGCAAAATACCAGTCCGTGTTCGGCTTCACGGCCCTGATCGTAACCCACGATGTGGTCGAGGCGCTCGAGGTCAGCTGCGTCGTCGCGCTGCTGCATCACGGCGAGATTTGTTTTTGCGGAACGCCTGCAGAATTCGCGTCCTCGGCAAACACGGTGGTGCGTTCCTTCCGGGACAGTCCGCAGGCCCTGCGTTCCGCGCTGGACGTCCTGCGCGGCGGCGGCGATCTTGGGCGGGAAGAAGACTTATGAGGGAAAAACGTCTGGAATTGGGCGTCGGCCTGTTCGTGCTGCTCGGTCTGGCGGCGCTGTGCTACCTGACCGTCAAGCTCGGTGCCGGCGCCATTGTCGGCTCCGACACTTATCCCATCGCAGCGCGCTTCGCCAACACGGGTGGACTGAATAAAGGCGCCACCGTGATGCTGGCGGGAGTGAAGGTCGGACGGGTCGAGGACATCAGCCTTGATCCCGGTGATTACAGCGCGATCGTCCAGATGCGGGTTCTCTCGAATGTGCGCCTTCCGAGCGATACCATGGCTTCGATCAAAACTTCCGGCCTGATCGGCGACAAATTCGTTGCCTTGGCCCCGGGCGCGGAAGAAAACTTTCTCGAGCCAAGCACTCGCATAGACATGACCGAATCCGCCATCGAACTCGAATCGCTGATCAGCAAAATGGCTTTCGGCAACGTCAAAGACGAAAAGGCCG encodes:
- a CDS encoding ABC transporter permease, giving the protein MIVSIGRFTLARIRGLGDYSIFVALSLAGAFSARRLAGRVARAINEQGPRCLPVILIVGLFTGLVLGLQGYHVLSRFGSEGLLGALVSLSLVREMAPVLAALMLVGQAGSALAAELGIQRNSEQIAALETMGVSSYGYLVSPRLLSCLVVFPMQTALFVAVGLWGGSLSGSLLLGVDSGVYWSSVERAVESKDVRECLLKALVFGLLTISICAYQGFHAHRVRGATGARAVSAATTKAVVYSSIVVLAADYVITSFLI
- a CDS encoding pyruvate, phosphate dikinase, which translates into the protein MSKTSKKKGGKKGKAPAATKGKYVYYFGDGKADGDGKMKALLGGKGANLAEMTRIGLPVPCGFTISTEVCTYYYDHKRTYPKQLDAQIDAAVVKMEKSMGKKFGDVNNPLLVAVRSGARDSMPGMMDTILNLGLNDATVDGLARLTKNERFAYDCYRRFIQMYGDVVMGVQKRPGEEHEPFETVIEKLKAELFPGDPHISDTALDADALKELVKRFKALVRERTGKTFPNNPREQLMGAVGAVFGSWNNERAIVYRRKYNIPHEWGTAVNVQAMVFGNMGDTSGSGVAFTRDPAAGVKVLYGEFLVNAQGEDVVAGVRTPEPVSKMDKQLPQAFKHLLKVQKILETHFKDMQDFEFTVEDGKLFMLQTRNGKRTGLAAVKIACDMVAEKLIDWKTAVHRVPAEQLDQVLAPIFDRDAVKAAKVIAKGLPAGPGAASGRIYFNAERCVEAAAKGEKVLLVRVETSPEDLRGMIAAEGILTARGGVSSHAALVARQMGKVCVCGAGALHIDYGAKTLRVGDHTYNEGDYLSIDGTAGEVYNGKIKTAPSEIIQVLVEKSLSPAKSAIYRDFEQLMKWCKKATRLGVRTNADTPEQTENAVAFGAEGIGLCRTEHMFFEGDRIDAVREMILAEKKEDRLKALAKLLPYQREDFIGIFKALKGLPATIRLLDPPLHEFLPHDHTQQNSLADKMGISADKVTKRVHELHEFNPMLGHRGCRLGISYPEISEMQARAIFEAAAEVQKKGIKVRPEIMIPLAGFQKELKLQIDLIHRVAAEVAKEKKTKFDYLVGTMIEVPRAALIADEIASDAEFFSFGTNDLTQTTLAMSRDDSGSFLPVYQDLEIVKKNPFASVDRAGVGKLMRMAAELGRKTRKKIKLGICGEHGGDPDSVEFCHEIGLDYVSCSPFRVPIARLAAAQAALS
- a CDS encoding succinate CoA transferase, translated to MIAGFPELTAAEAASLINTDDVVGFGGFTPAGSPKAVSREIAQRALTEHAAGRPFSIGVITGASTGPSLDGVLAQSDAVKFRTPYQSDPDLRKRINTGKTQFFDMHLSQLPQAVRYGFLGEMDWAIVEVCDVKPSGEVTLTSSVGASPTFLRKAKRVILERNKRHPSALRGFHDIYEPEDPPTRKHIPIYHPEDRIGTETIHIDPAKIAGVVETDLDDEVAGFDEPNDVTRRIGENVADFLAGELRAGRISPEFLPIQSGVGNIANAVLFAMGGNPGIPPFRMYTEVIQDSVVKLMRDGRILFASGSSLTLSNGVMKDLYRDLEQFRGKILLRPQEISNNPEIVRRLGIISINTALELDLYGNVNSTHVMGRQMMNGIGGSGDFTRNAYISIFTCPSSVKGGKISPIVPMVSHLDHSEHSVQVIATENGVADLRGKSPHERAQLIIENCAHADYRPMLREYLKLGGEAHTPQSFDNAYALHRAFLVDGDMRKARISAQ
- a CDS encoding ATP-binding cassette domain-containing protein, whose translation is MEKVAAKHSEKEAASGSGALLEVEGLRKGFGGRPVLRGIGFAVQRGSIFTVLGPSGAGKSVLLKCLADVEKPDDGRVFFDGKLMDFRRPAERQAFHRRCSFLFQGNALFDSLTALQNVALPLEQTTGLGRSEIRERSMEALEQLELHEHAGHYPSMLSGGMQKRLALARAIVTRPELVFFDEPTAGLDPLRRNAVFSMIAKYQSVFGFTALIVTHDVVEALEVSCVVALLHHGEICFCGTPAEFASSANTVVRSFRDSPQALRSALDVLRGGGDLGREEDL
- the bioA gene encoding adenosylmethionine--8-amino-7-oxononanoate transaminase, whose product is MRDWCAPEHEPLVITEGRGSVLTDAKGRRYLDGNSSIWTNIHGHSHPHIVKAIQTQAARLAHSSFLGCTNEPAILLAEKLAGLFPRETLTRVFYSDDGSTAIEVALKMAVQYNQLTGAPQRCRFAAFENAYHGDTAGAASIGGIAAFHQRFAPLQFPVLRVPDLASLDALDQESLGSLAGVVIEPLIQGAAGMRTWPAGLLRELRAWCDRNGVFLILDEVMTGFGRTGSMFACQREDVLPDFIALAKGLTGGTMPLAATLTTEKIFAAFLGDYAERKTLFYGHSYCGNPLGCAAALASLEVFEMENTLERLQPKMRLMGELLCELASEKNVGDVRQCGFMAGIDVSREKGAPYPWQDQTGAKVCMAARRHGLLTRPIGDTIVLMPPLCFTDRELQASVHAIRQAIREVCGA
- a CDS encoding citrate synthase, producing MQQKTALTIEGKTLELPVIVGTENEKAIDIRTLRDQTGYISFDDGYANTGSCRSDITFIDGEKGILRHRGYPIEELADKSIFLETAYLIIYGELPTTKQLSKFRGRVASSASVHEGMRNFFEGFPHNSHPMAILSAMLNTLGCYYPEMTTHKRSHDLEHFDWAAALLISKVRTLAAMSYRTKRGLPFVYPRWDLRYAANFLHMMFSEPYRDYNPKPEVTDALDLILLLHADHEQNCSTSTVRMVASSGANLFASVSAGVSALWGPLHGGANAAVVEMLEQIRESGDDGRKTVEAVKKGEMRLMGFGHRVYKNYDPRARILGETAKRVLAAMGMKDPLLDIAMHLEQVALNDDYFVSRKLYPNVDFYSGIILRAIGIPVDMFPVMFAIGRMPGWIAHWREMATSTKQKIHRPRQIYTGSPQRQYVEVEDRGD
- the mlaD gene encoding outer membrane lipid asymmetry maintenance protein MlaD produces the protein MREKRLELGVGLFVLLGLAALCYLTVKLGAGAIVGSDTYPIAARFANTGGLNKGATVMLAGVKVGRVEDISLDPGDYSAIVQMRVLSNVRLPSDTMASIKTSGLIGDKFVALAPGAEENFLEPSTRIDMTESAIELESLISKMAFGNVKDEKAGDKAADSQEVRE
- a CDS encoding endonuclease/exonuclease/phosphatase family protein yields the protein MSARSEAPIVTVMSRRGIFAVCNMVATVLLPLSAVSAREFSVLTYNVENLFDADKEAIFEDYAETGAPNDYSPSKLVRKLQTIGKVLKSFNGGKGPEIACFNEFEMDFTPDSKVVDYDAFLGKYKSTTVEKMLTTGLNDEVRGLPVEALLLKYLSDEGMTGYHVAIGDDKPDFAALALDDRKIHKKGHKNAVFSKFPVTKKRSHPTPDARDILEVTLDAEGHPLHVFVNHWKSGAGDFNSEQSRRFNARTLRGRLDDILREDPSADIIVTGDFNSQYNQSQAYPFMGETGLNDILGSQGDESATASAPGFSLYNLWHELPAEQRRSDHFAGKWGTLMQQMITPGLYDSNGVQYGDNSFSVVMLDGVNTRTPLRLPRRWSNAGAGGGASDHFPVASRYRTVEENDKNARIKPEKPGTNNGQAEPLSVGFEALQPSQVGEFLADAAKNPAAHIGEIFLVRGTVAGRRPLAVEVSGAKFLLWSPDVDLRKRMQKFPTGSGVEFLAELDMHKGQFQFVVQAPQWLIKRPEAKSR